The Alicyclobacillus macrosporangiidus CPP55 genome segment GGGGTTACGGGTGCAGGCCGCCGCGAGGGCGCCCGTGCCCAGCTCGCGGCCCATAATTGACATAAAATTGATACAATTTTTCGCTAGGAGGAGAGGGGTGGTGCGTCGTATCATCGCAGTAAATTCGTTTGAAAAGGGAGAAGCATCATGACCATTTCAGCAGTTCGGACGGTCGAACATGAGGTCGCACAGCAATACGCGGCGTCGGTGTTTGCAGAGGTTCAAAAACGCAACCCGAACGAGCCCGAGTTTCAACAGGCCGTGAAAGAGGTGTTTGACTCCCTGGTGCCTGTGCTCGCCCGCCGTCCTGAGTACATGGAGCAGGCCATCCTGGAACGTTTGGTGGAGCCGGAGCGGATGGTGACATTTCGCGTTCCATGGACGGACGACGCAGGGCGCATCCATGTGAACCGTGGCTTTCGTGTCCAGTTTAACAGTGCCCTCGGTCCCTACAAAGGGGGACTCCGGTTCCATCCGTCGGTCAATGCTAGCATCGTGAAGTTTTTGGGCTTTGAACAGATCTTCAAGAATGCCCTGACGGGCCAGCCCATCGGAGGCGGCAAGGGCGGGGCCGACTTCGATCCGAAGGGAAAATCGGATCAGGAGATCATGCGCTTCGCGCAGAGCTTCATGACGGAACTGTACCGCCACATTGGACCGGACGTCGACGTCCCGGCGGGAGACATCGGCGTAGGCCCGCGTGAGATTGGTTATTTGTTCGGCCAGTATAAACGGATTCGGGGTGCCCATGAGGCAGGGGTACTGACCGGAAAGGGGATTAGCTACGGCGGCAGCTTGGTGCGGAAGGAGGCCACCGGTTTTGGTGTGGTGTACTTCGTCGAAGAAATGCTCCGCGACGCGGGAACCACCTTCGAAGGCAAGACGGTGGTGGTGTCCGGATCCGGCAATGTGGCCATGTACGCCATGCAGAAGGCGGCCGAGCTGGGGGCGACGGTGGTGGCCTGCAGTGACTCCGACGGGTTCATCCATGACCGCAACGGCATCCGTTTGGACACGGTCAAGCGGCTGAAGGAAGTCGAACGGAAGCGGATTCGAGAGTACGTGAAGGAGCACCCCGGCGCCGAGTACCACGAGGGCTGCTCGGGCATTTGGTCCATCCCGTGCGACATCGCGCTGCCCTGCGCGACCCAGAACGAATTGGACCTGGCGGCGGCGGAGACCTTGGTGCGCAACGGCGTGCTGGCGGTCGGCGAAGGTGCCAATATGCCCTGTACCCTGGAGGCCGTACGGATGTTTCAAGCACACGGCGTGTACTTTGCACCCGCCAAGGCGGCCAACGCCGGCGGCGTGGCGGTATCCGCACTCGAGATGGCGCAAAACAGTGTGCGCGGCAGCTGGAGCTTTGCGGAAGTGGATGCCAAACTGCGCGACATCATGCGGGACATCTACCGACAGAGCGTACAGGCGGCCGAAGCGTTTGGCCACGCCGGCGACCTGGTGGCTGGGGCGAACATCGCTGGGTTCCTCCGGGTGGCAGACGCCATGATGGCCCAGGGATTGGTGTGATCTGCCACATTCTTATCCCCTTTGCGGACCAGAGGACATCGACGCAGAAGCCGGGACAAGGCGCACCGTTTGCATTCCCTCGCAACATCGGTAAAATAATAGTCTGCCCAAAATCTCCGCGGTGGGGATCCCGCGTGCCGGACGCCCACCGCGGATCGTTTTCAAATTGCCAAGGGCTGGAGGGATGCCAGCGTGCTTCCTCATGCTTCGAATGCCAGGCTGGGAGACCCGATGCACGAGGAAAACGAGCATCTGCGCCAGGTGCTGTCCCGCATTGCCGAGATGTCCGAGCGGCTGCACGAACTCAGGCAGGCCAGGGAGGCCGTGGATGAGTCTGACCGGGACGAGGCGCAAACCGCAGAGCAGGTGGCCGAATCGGTCGTCTCGGGGTTGCGGGAGGAACAGTTGAAGGTATTGGCGGCCGCGGCCCGGGAGCCGTACTTCGGACGGATTGATTTTCGGGAGGAGGGTGCCGATCACCCGGTCCCCCTGTACATCGGCAAACGCGGGCTCGAGGACAGCGCCTCCGGCGAACGGATGGTCATCGACTGGCGGGCGCCTGTGGCGAGCCTGTTTTATTCCTTCTCCGGCCAGGACCGCGCCTCGTACGAATCGCCGGACGGTGAGATCACCGGCGAGGTCTATCTCAAACGCAATATCGCGGTGCGCGACGGCCGGTTGCAACGCGTGGTCGACAGCTACGTCAAGGGCCAAGAGAATCTCAATGTGGCCGACGACTTTCTGCTCTACCGCCTCGCCGAGAACAAGGACAATCGCCTGCGCGACATCGTCTCCACCATCCAGGCGGAACAGGATCGCATCATCCGCGCGGAGCGCGACCGGGCCATCGTCATCCAAGGAGTGGCCGGGAGCGGGAAGACGACCGTGGCGCTCCACCGGATCGCCTATCTGCTTTATCGCCACGCCGAACGGCTGCGGCCGGAGCGCATGGTGATCTTCGCCCCCAACGCGATGTTCGTCGATTACATCTCAGAAGTCCTGCCCGAACTCGGGGTGGGTAATATCCAGCAGACCACCTTCACCAAGTGGGCGTTGGATTTGCTCGATCACGCCGTCGCCGTGCGCGACCCGGGGGATCGCTTGGCGCGCTGGTTCGCCCCGCGGACTTCCCCGGCGGCCCGGCGGGAGTTCGATCTCGCCCGCACGAAGGGGTCCATCCGTTTTCAGGAGGCCATCGACGAGCGGCTGCGCGCTCTCGAGGGCCGGTTGGTACCGGAGGGGGACTTCGAGCCCTGGGAGGGGGCGCGCCTGGACGAGGCGACCATCCGAGGCTGGTACGAACAGGACTACGCGCACTATCCCCCGGGGCAGCGGCGGGATCGCGTCCTTGCGCGCATCAAGCGGTGGATGGACACGATGTACAAGGGCGTGAAGGAGCAGGACCGCACCGGGGCGGTGCGGAAACGCTCGCAGTCGCGCCTGCGCGCGTACCAGAGCCGGTGGCCTCAGTGGACGCCGCTCGACATCTACGAACAGGTGCTGGCGGAGGTGTTGCCGGACGCGCCGGCGTGGGAAGCGCAGATGGTCTCCGGCCGCCGGGGACGGCGCAAGCGGCCGCTCGTGGAGCCGGAGGACCTGGTGCCCTTGGTGTATATTCACGCGCGGTGGCACGGGATCGAACCGCATCAAAGGTTCGATCACGTGGTCATCGACGAGGCCCAGGACTTTTCCCCGTTCCAGATCCGGGTGCTGCAGCTGTTCTGCCCGAGCCAGTCGTTCACCATCCTCGGCGATCTGTCGCAGAGCATCCACACGTACCAGGGCATCACCGACTGGTCGGCGTTCCTGGAACTGTTCGACGAGGGGAAGCGGGCATTCTTCCAACTCGACGTGAGCTACCGTTCCACGATGGAGATCATCGATTTCGCCAACGAGATCATCCGCCCGTTCGACCAGTTCGTGCTGGCCAAACCGGTGTTCCGCAGCGGCGATCCGGTGGTCGTTGAACGCGTCGCCGAACGGGAGCAGGAGGAACGAGCGGTCCAGGCGGTGCAGGCCTTGTGCCGCCACGCGGCGACGGTGGCGGTGATGGCACGGACGGAGGATCTGTGTGAACGAATGCACCGGGCGCTGTTGGCGGCGGGGATCGAGGCGCACCGGATCCACGCCAAGGACGAGCAGTACGAGGGCGGCGTGTCGGTGTTGCCGGTGTATCTGGCGAAGGGGCTGGAGTTCGACGCGGTGCTCCTGGTCGGCGCGGACGCGCGCCACTACGACGATTCGCCGCTGAGCGCCAAGCTGCTGTACGTGGGGTGCACGCGCGCCCTGCACCGGCTGTGGGTGCAATACGCGGGCGAGGCCTCGCCCCTGTTGCGCCACCGCGCATCGGCGCGCGAGGCGGGGGCATCGCCTGAGGTCGTCTGAGGCCGGCGGGCCGCCCGCGGTGGCCGGCGGGGGTGGCCGGCGATGACCAGCGCCAGAGGGGCCGGCGGGGTCGGAGGAGTCCCGCCGCCCCGGGGGTGCGCGGCTGGTGCAGCGTCAGCGGCCCAGCCCGCGTTCCCGCACGTATTGGTACAGTTTTCCGATCAGCGCCTTGCGGGTGATGATGCCGGCCAGCCGCCCGTCTTCTTCCACGACGCAGATGAACGTGTGGTTGATGGCCATCTCGAGGGCCTTGAGCAGCGGCTCGCTCCGACGGAGGGTCGGCACGCGGTCGCTCATGACGGAGCCCACGGTCCGATCACTGAGAGACTCCATATGGTAGCCGTCGAGGCCGGCGACCGTGTTGATGACGAGGTTGGTGTGGATCAGCCCGCGCACCACCGACCGGGCGTCGAGCACCGGGATGGCGGAGTACCCTGAGTGGGTGAGGACGAGCAGCGCATGTTCGAGCGTGTGATCGACATACACACACGCAACGTTGTCCGCCGCAATCATCAGGGATTCGGCCGGTTGATTGAGGAACTGGCTGACATCCACCGTTGCCACGCTTGACACATCCTTCCCTGCATTGACCTCGCTATTGTACCGCAAAATCGACCCCCGTTGCTCGTGCGGCACCGGTGACCGCCGGTCGTGCGATAGCAGGAATTTCATCCGGGGCCGCGAAGATCCAGTTGAACTTCTGTGAATTCATGGAACCCTGCGACGATGCGGGGCGTGGCCGGTGTGAACGGGGGATGGAGATCTGTGGTAGAAAAGAGATTGCCGAGGCGCATGGTACGGCGACAGCGCGAGGTGGTGGAGCGCGCCGCACGCGACGTGGAAGGGTGTCTGGCGCGGCACGGGGGGCTGACGGACGCGGCCCGGCAGGAGATCCGCGCGGTGATGGACCGCTGGCTCGGCGAACTGGAGTACTTCAACCTCATGCGCGAGGACGGATTCTCGGAGCTTCACACGAACCATCTGCGCGAGGGGGTGTATTACCTCGATCCGGTCGGGCGCAAGGCAGCCGCCGTGGTTCGCACGGAGGCGTTCTACTACCCGCGCAACACCGGGGAGCGGTTGATCGATGTCACCACGCCCGTGCACCTGCACGGGAAAAAGGTGTACGTCCTGCGGTCCGGCCAGATTCTGCACGGGATGAGCCGCCATTTGAAGGTGGGTGTACCTTTTGCCGTGCTGCAAGCGGCGGGATGGGCCGGTCTGGCGGTGGGGCACGGCTGGCAGCGGATCGCGGCGCAGGTCTGCCTGGCTCTGGCGATCCTGGTGGTGGCGTGGGACCGTGTGGCGTTCGCGCGGGCCTACCGCGCCTGGGTGCACCACCTGCGGGAGATCGGCCGGGGCAACCTCCAACACCGGGTTCAGCCAAAGCGGCGGGACGAGTTCGGGCAGGTACAGTTTGAACTGAACAAGGTGAGCCTCGGTATGGCGGACATGCTCCGGCAGGTGGGCGACAGCGCCGCCAAGGTGGTGCAGGCGGTGTCGGAGCTGCGCACCAACGCGGAAGGGACGATGAAGGCGTCGGAGCAGATCGCGACGCGGATGCAGGAGGTGAGCGCGGGAGCGGAACGGCAGGCCGTCGACGCGCGCGAGGGAAGCGGAGCCATCCAGACGGTGATGGATGAGGTGCAGGACGGGCGATCGCGGGCGCGGATCGCGGCCGAGGTGTCCGAACGGATGGCGGAGACGTCCGCGGTGGGGCAGGGCCGGATTGAAGCGGCGGTCACCCAGTTCAACGCCATCCGGGAGGCGGTGGGACGCCTGGCCGACGTCGTGCATGGGCTGGCGGAGCAGTCGAAGTCCATCGGACGGATTGTCGACGTGATCTCGCATATCGCGGAGCAGACCAACCTGCTCGCGCTCAACGCGGCCATTGAGGCGGCCCGTGCCGGGGAGCACGGGCGCGGTTTCGCGGTGGTCGCCTCAGAGGTCAGGACTCTGGCGGAACAGTCGGGGCGGGCGGCCGGCGAGATTGACGAGTTGATCCGGGATGTGCAGCGCGAGTTGGTGGATCTCGTGCAGGCGGCCACGGCCGCGGCCGGGGAGGTCGCGGCGGGCGTGGCGACGGTGGAGGCGGCGGGGGTAGCGTTCGCCGACATCCGGTCGGGGGTGGAGGGCGTGGCGGGGCACGTCCGGGAGATCTCGGCCGCGATGGATCACCTGGCCGCGAGCGCCGAGGCCGTGGTGGAGCGCGTGGCGCACATCTCGGCGGTGGTAGCCGACATGCACGCGCACACGGAGGACGTGGCGGCGGCCGCGGAAGAGCAGATGGCGGCCATGCAGGAGGTGGCCTCGTCGGCGGGGATGCTGTCCGACATGGCGGGGGCCTTGCAGCGCCTGGTCGGCCGCTTCCACACCGGTTGAGCGGTCTACCAGAAGGCGGGGAAAGTTTGCTATGCTATGAGTGATTTCGCCTATCGAAAGATTCGCAGGCGGTCTTCGGGCCGTCTGTGAATGCATGAAGGGAGTTTTGAGCGCATGGCCAAACGACTGACCCGTGCCGAAGTGCCTGTCGAACGGACGTGGCGGCTGGAGGACCTGTTCGCGACACCCGAGGATTGGGAGGCCGAGGTGGAAGCCATTCGGCGGGATGTCGACACGGTGACACAGTATCGGGGGAAGCTCGCCGACGGGGCGAAGGTTCTGCTGGCCTGCATGGAAGCGAGAGAGAGGCTGATGGAGCGCGTGATCCGCACCTCGACCTACGCGCACCTGCGGGTGTCGGAGGATTCCACGAACCCGGTCAATCAGGCCAATGCCAGCAAGGCGGCGGCGATGAACGCGGCCGTCGCGGCGGCGCTGTCGTTCGTGGATTCCGAGATCTTGGCTCTGCCCGAAGGTACGGTGGAGCGGTACCTCACGGAGGAACCGGGCCTGGCCGATTTCCGCAAGGCCCTGGAGGACCTGTTGGCGACGCGTCCGCACCGACTGTCTCCCGAGACGGAGAACGTGTTGGCGGCGCTCGGCGAGGTGTTCGGGGCCCCGTACAACGTCTATCAGCGGAGCAAGCTGTCGGACATGCAGTTCGATCCGATCACCGACGCCGACGGCAACGAACATCCGGTCTCCTTCGCCCTCTACGAGGACCGCTACGAACTGTTGCCGGACACCGATCTGCGACGCAAGGCGTACCGGTCGTTCGTCAAGACCCTGCATCAGTACAAAAACACGTTCGCAGCCGCCTATGCGGCGGAGGTGCAGCGCCAAGTGGTGCTGGCCCGGGTCCGCCGGTACGAATCGGTCACCCACATGCTGCTCGAGCCGCAGCAGGTGACCATCGAGATGTACGAGAACCTCCTCAACATCATCCAGGCGGAGCTGGCTCCGCACATGCGGCGCCTGGCCAAACTGCGCCAGCGGGTGCTCGGTCTGGACAAGATGCTCCACTGCGATCTCAAGGTTCCGCTGGACGCCGAGTTCACGCCGAAGACCACGGTGGAGGAGGCCGGGAAGCTGATCCTCGAGGCGCTCTCGATCCTCGGCCCTGAGTACACCGACGTGATCCGCACGGCATTGTCGGAGCGCTGGGTCGATCTCGCCGACAACGTCGGCAAGAGCACGGGCGCCTTCTGCTCGAGCCCGTACGGCGCGCACCCGTTCATCCTCATCACCTGGACAGACACGATGCGCGGGGCGTTCGTGCTGGCGCACGAACTGGGCCACGCCGGCCACTTCGCGCTGGCGCAGCGCAACCAGCGCTACACGAACACGCGTCCGTCGATGTACTTCATCGAGGCGCCGTCGACGATGAACGAGATGCTGCTCGGCCGGTACATCCTGTCCCGCTCGGACGATCCGCGCATGCGCCGCTGGGTCATTCTGCAGATGCTCGGCACCTACTACCACAACTTCGTGACGCACCTGCTCGAAGCGGAGCTGCAGCGGCGCGTGTATGCCCTGGCCGAGGCGGGCAAACCCATCACGGCGAGCGTGCTGTGTGAGCAGAAGGGCGAGGTACTGGCGAACTTCTGGGGGGACACGGTGGAGATCGACGACGGGGCTCAATTGGTGTGGATGCGCCAGCCGCACTACTACATGGGCCTGTATCCGTACACCTACTCCGCCGGTCTGACAGCTTCGACCGCCATCTCCAAGCGCATCTTCGAGGAAGGTCAACCCGCGGTCGATCGCTGGCTGCAGGCGTTGAAGGCGGGCGGCACCCTGCGGCCGCTGGAGCTGCTGCAGTTGGCCGGCGTCGACATGTCGAAGCCGGAGCCCATCCGCGATTCGGTCGCCTTCGTCGGCTCGTTGGTGGACGAGCTGGAGCGCAGCTTCTGACCCGTGGCGTTGGGGCGCCGGGACGGCCGTTGGCCCCGGGTGGCACCACCCGGGTGGCATGGACCGGGATGGCATGGACCGGGTGGCATGGACCGGGATGGCATGGACCGGGATGGCCGGGGCGTTGCTGCCCGCCGGGCCGGTTGGCCTGGCGGGTAGCCGCCGTTTTCAGACTCGGCGGGCGGTGTCTCGTGGTGGGGGACCGTCCGGCGCGGGTGGCACCGTCGTGAGGAGAGGGGATCCGGGAGCGAATCGTGTCTGTTCCGGGAGCGAGTCGTACTTGTTCCGGGTATTACGTACGTTGTGACGTTATCCGGAACCTGGTTCGGGCGGATAAACGGCAGAATGTTGTTATGCGCGCTCGTGGTTCGAGTCGTAAATACAAACTTTTTCGTTATCGGGACCGCATCCGGGGCTGGGTGGGCGGATAAATTCAAAACGTATGCTATAACACTCCGAAGGCGGCGCGATAAGTCAAAAACGATTGGTATCCTGCGGCAGGATCGGGTTCTTACGTGCAAAGCGTTTGTTACGGAAGCGAGCGGCCACGAAGGTTACCTCCTGAGGGGTGCAAGCGTCCATGATGTTGCGAACTTTTTTAGGTAAAATAACGCGAGGGAGTGGCTACCATGAGCGTATCTGGAATTGGGATAAGTGGAATTATCAATGTGATTGTCACAGTTGTTCTTGTTGTCGGCTTGGTCGTGCTTTTTAAGAAGGCGTATCGTAAAAAATGACCCCAGCAACGGAGTCATTCTCACGACTCGTCTGATGCGCTTACCCGCGGACGGCACCGTCGTGACGTGGGGATCCGGGAGCGAATCGTGTCTGTTCCGCGCATTACGTACGTTTTGACGTTATCCGATACCTGGTTCGGGCGGATAAACAGCAGAATGTTGTTATCCGCGCTCGTGGTTCGAGTCGTAAATACAAACTTTTTCGTTATCGGGACCGCATCCGAAGCTGGG includes the following:
- the pepF gene encoding oligoendopeptidase F — protein: MAKRLTRAEVPVERTWRLEDLFATPEDWEAEVEAIRRDVDTVTQYRGKLADGAKVLLACMEARERLMERVIRTSTYAHLRVSEDSTNPVNQANASKAAAMNAAVAAALSFVDSEILALPEGTVERYLTEEPGLADFRKALEDLLATRPHRLSPETENVLAALGEVFGAPYNVYQRSKLSDMQFDPITDADGNEHPVSFALYEDRYELLPDTDLRRKAYRSFVKTLHQYKNTFAAAYAAEVQRQVVLARVRRYESVTHMLLEPQQVTIEMYENLLNIIQAELAPHMRRLAKLRQRVLGLDKMLHCDLKVPLDAEFTPKTTVEEAGKLILEALSILGPEYTDVIRTALSERWVDLADNVGKSTGAFCSSPYGAHPFILITWTDTMRGAFVLAHELGHAGHFALAQRNQRYTNTRPSMYFIEAPSTMNEMLLGRYILSRSDDPRMRRWVILQMLGTYYHNFVTHLLEAELQRRVYALAEAGKPITASVLCEQKGEVLANFWGDTVEIDDGAQLVWMRQPHYYMGLYPYTYSAGLTASTAISKRIFEEGQPAVDRWLQALKAGGTLRPLELLQLAGVDMSKPEPIRDSVAFVGSLVDELERSF
- a CDS encoding HelD family protein, translated to MLPHASNARLGDPMHEENEHLRQVLSRIAEMSERLHELRQAREAVDESDRDEAQTAEQVAESVVSGLREEQLKVLAAAAREPYFGRIDFREEGADHPVPLYIGKRGLEDSASGERMVIDWRAPVASLFYSFSGQDRASYESPDGEITGEVYLKRNIAVRDGRLQRVVDSYVKGQENLNVADDFLLYRLAENKDNRLRDIVSTIQAEQDRIIRAERDRAIVIQGVAGSGKTTVALHRIAYLLYRHAERLRPERMVIFAPNAMFVDYISEVLPELGVGNIQQTTFTKWALDLLDHAVAVRDPGDRLARWFAPRTSPAARREFDLARTKGSIRFQEAIDERLRALEGRLVPEGDFEPWEGARLDEATIRGWYEQDYAHYPPGQRRDRVLARIKRWMDTMYKGVKEQDRTGAVRKRSQSRLRAYQSRWPQWTPLDIYEQVLAEVLPDAPAWEAQMVSGRRGRRKRPLVEPEDLVPLVYIHARWHGIEPHQRFDHVVIDEAQDFSPFQIRVLQLFCPSQSFTILGDLSQSIHTYQGITDWSAFLELFDEGKRAFFQLDVSYRSTMEIIDFANEIIRPFDQFVLAKPVFRSGDPVVVERVAEREQEERAVQAVQALCRHAATVAVMARTEDLCERMHRALLAAGIEAHRIHAKDEQYEGGVSVLPVYLAKGLEFDAVLLVGADARHYDDSPLSAKLLYVGCTRALHRLWVQYAGEASPLLRHRASAREAGASPEVV
- the cbpB gene encoding cyclic-di-AMP-binding protein CbpB; the encoded protein is MATVDVSQFLNQPAESLMIAADNVACVYVDHTLEHALLVLTHSGYSAIPVLDARSVVRGLIHTNLVINTVAGLDGYHMESLSDRTVGSVMSDRVPTLRRSEPLLKALEMAINHTFICVVEEDGRLAGIITRKALIGKLYQYVRERGLGR
- a CDS encoding methyl-accepting chemotaxis protein; its protein translation is MVEKRLPRRMVRRQREVVERAARDVEGCLARHGGLTDAARQEIRAVMDRWLGELEYFNLMREDGFSELHTNHLREGVYYLDPVGRKAAAVVRTEAFYYPRNTGERLIDVTTPVHLHGKKVYVLRSGQILHGMSRHLKVGVPFAVLQAAGWAGLAVGHGWQRIAAQVCLALAILVVAWDRVAFARAYRAWVHHLREIGRGNLQHRVQPKRRDEFGQVQFELNKVSLGMADMLRQVGDSAAKVVQAVSELRTNAEGTMKASEQIATRMQEVSAGAERQAVDAREGSGAIQTVMDEVQDGRSRARIAAEVSERMAETSAVGQGRIEAAVTQFNAIREAVGRLADVVHGLAEQSKSIGRIVDVISHIAEQTNLLALNAAIEAARAGEHGRGFAVVASEVRTLAEQSGRAAGEIDELIRDVQRELVDLVQAATAAAGEVAAGVATVEAAGVAFADIRSGVEGVAGHVREISAAMDHLAASAEAVVERVAHISAVVADMHAHTEDVAAAAEEQMAAMQEVASSAGMLSDMAGALQRLVGRFHTG
- the gdhA gene encoding NADP-specific glutamate dehydrogenase encodes the protein MTISAVRTVEHEVAQQYAASVFAEVQKRNPNEPEFQQAVKEVFDSLVPVLARRPEYMEQAILERLVEPERMVTFRVPWTDDAGRIHVNRGFRVQFNSALGPYKGGLRFHPSVNASIVKFLGFEQIFKNALTGQPIGGGKGGADFDPKGKSDQEIMRFAQSFMTELYRHIGPDVDVPAGDIGVGPREIGYLFGQYKRIRGAHEAGVLTGKGISYGGSLVRKEATGFGVVYFVEEMLRDAGTTFEGKTVVVSGSGNVAMYAMQKAAELGATVVACSDSDGFIHDRNGIRLDTVKRLKEVERKRIREYVKEHPGAEYHEGCSGIWSIPCDIALPCATQNELDLAAAETLVRNGVLAVGEGANMPCTLEAVRMFQAHGVYFAPAKAANAGGVAVSALEMAQNSVRGSWSFAEVDAKLRDIMRDIYRQSVQAAEAFGHAGDLVAGANIAGFLRVADAMMAQGLV